A genomic stretch from Lathyrus oleraceus cultivar Zhongwan6 chromosome 2, CAAS_Psat_ZW6_1.0, whole genome shotgun sequence includes:
- the LOC127121879 gene encoding uncharacterized protein LOC127121879, with protein MRTDIDSMQEKMDRLLETMLLLAHKEKDAETIAEARKVAAQFGSPSLSIPGVTEPDGNPAQPRGGPIPIPVPMVNMNPHEHPATSAQHGSMMGDEDPYDVFFMPQPVKPVVGGLLNPAVERLHALEEKFKSLEVHTTPGLDVVDMCLVPGLVILQKFKVPDFDKYKGIYCPMTHLRAYCCKMAAHIRHDST; from the exons ATGAGAAcagacattgactccatgcaggaAAAGATGGATCGCTTGCTGGAAACCATGTTGCTCCTAGCCCATAAGGAGAAGGATGCAGAGACTATCGCCGAAGCCAGGAAAGTTGCTGCTCAGTTTGGATCACCATCGCTTAGTATCCCTGGAGTAACTGAACCTGATGGTAACCCTGCCCAGCCTAGAGGAGGACCGATCCCTATTCCTGTTCCCATGGTCAACATGAACCCCCATGAGCATCCTGCTACATCTGCTCAACATGgatccatgatgggtgatgaagatcctTATGACGttttcttcatgccacaacccgtCAAACCTGTTGTTGGAGGTCTCCTAAACCCTGCTGTTGAGAGACTCCATGCTCTAGAAGAGAAGtttaagtccttggaggttcacactactcccggtttggacgtTGTTGACATGTGCTTGGTACCAGGCCTCGTGATTCTGCagaaattcaaagtcccagactttgacaAGTACAAGGGGATCTACTGCCCTATGACTCATCTCAGAGCCTACTGTTGCAAGATGgctgcccacatca GACATGACTCAACGTAA